The Acidobacteriota bacterium genome has a window encoding:
- a CDS encoding tetratricopeptide repeat protein, protein MTVRSKNVLLAATLCFLFLAPEVRPQTSDGNILIGKVRTESGRPLSNVFVELQTGNGVLFAQTVTTNEGDYAFSGLAGASFILIVNEPGHEAFSERVELTRTATTRPGERVRVDLVLKPKDKEMTPRAGTVFQQEVPEAALKAYRHGLRLLAERKSDEGTAALREAIKILPKYFDAHFALALEFVRLRRPTEATEELERARAINPKDGRLYHTFGLVLYEQKKYGLAATVFEAAVKLNPANAEARLMHGAALIETGRLKEAEDEIARADQISSHKLAIVHLHLARVFEKRGDRARAADELESYLRQKPGVDNGPAIREAIKKLRTD, encoded by the coding sequence ATGACGGTGCGATCCAAAAACGTTTTGCTGGCCGCGACGCTTTGCTTTCTGTTTTTGGCGCCCGAGGTACGCCCGCAAACCTCTGATGGAAACATACTGATAGGCAAAGTGCGCACAGAATCGGGCCGGCCCCTGTCGAACGTCTTCGTCGAGCTTCAGACGGGAAATGGTGTGTTGTTCGCTCAAACCGTCACCACAAATGAAGGCGACTACGCATTCTCAGGATTGGCGGGGGCATCTTTCATTCTTATAGTCAACGAGCCAGGTCACGAGGCGTTTTCTGAGAGGGTGGAACTGACTCGCACGGCGACGACGCGCCCCGGTGAAAGGGTGCGGGTTGATCTCGTGCTTAAGCCAAAGGACAAAGAGATGACGCCGCGCGCCGGCACGGTGTTTCAGCAGGAAGTTCCCGAGGCTGCGCTGAAAGCCTACCGCCACGGCTTGAGACTGCTGGCCGAACGCAAGAGCGATGAAGGCACGGCGGCGCTACGAGAAGCGATTAAGATCCTGCCGAAATACTTCGACGCTCACTTCGCCCTCGCGCTCGAGTTTGTCCGCCTTCGCCGACCGACTGAGGCTACGGAGGAGCTGGAGCGGGCGCGAGCGATCAATCCTAAAGACGGCCGGCTGTATCACACGTTTGGCCTCGTGCTGTATGAACAGAAGAAATACGGGCTGGCCGCCACGGTATTTGAAGCGGCGGTGAAACTAAACCCAGCCAACGCAGAAGCGCGCTTGATGCATGGCGCGGCGCTCATCGAGACCGGGCGGCTCAAGGAGGCTGAAGACGAAATCGCGCGCGCGGATCAGATCAGCTCGCACAAGCTTGCGATCGTGCATCTGCACCTGGCCCGCGTGTTCGAGAAGCGCGGAGACCGCGCACGGGCTGCTGATGAGCTTGAGTCTTACTTGCGCCAGAAGCCTGGCGTCGATAACGGCCCGGCGATTCGCGAAGCAATTAAGAAACTCAGAACAGACTAG
- a CDS encoding tetratricopeptide repeat protein, which produces MKANRILELSTLTLVLCLAVSASTRRQGNSITGKVSNSAGKNLSQIMVELETGNGQPANTTITNNEGDFYFSGLTSTSYIIVIRQIDYEPVSEHVDFVRTVGAEDPGERRAVQITLVPKGASVAIPSNRVVSYQTLPKGAREALDRAMKLAKENKSSEVVAALNEAIKAYPDYFEAHMLLGGEYLKMERFNDAIAEFEQSRRINPKDDRVYRGFGQVLMMQKKYALASQVLGEAARLNPTDPGIPLMRATALIEHAAAINPTTSKEAAAERKTAFELAEKDLAKALELSGKKLTAVHLQLARLYEKKGDRARAADELEQYLRMAPDDKKADAIRAAIKTLRSPAVEKKPMPPKQ; this is translated from the coding sequence GTGAAGGCAAATCGGATCTTAGAGCTCTCAACGTTAACTTTGGTCCTGTGCCTCGCAGTATCGGCGAGCACGCGGCGACAGGGTAACTCCATAACCGGCAAGGTTAGTAATTCGGCCGGTAAGAACTTATCCCAGATAATGGTAGAGCTTGAGACCGGCAACGGCCAACCGGCCAACACTACCATCACAAACAACGAAGGAGATTTCTACTTCTCCGGCTTGACGTCAACAAGCTACATCATTGTTATCCGACAGATAGACTATGAACCGGTCAGCGAGCACGTGGATTTTGTAAGGACGGTCGGTGCGGAAGACCCCGGAGAGCGACGTGCGGTGCAAATCACGCTGGTCCCAAAAGGCGCGAGCGTCGCCATTCCATCGAATAGAGTAGTGTCCTACCAGACCTTGCCCAAAGGGGCACGCGAAGCGCTCGATCGCGCTATGAAGCTCGCGAAAGAGAACAAATCATCCGAAGTGGTCGCGGCCTTGAACGAAGCCATCAAAGCTTATCCAGACTACTTCGAAGCGCACATGCTCTTAGGGGGCGAATATCTGAAGATGGAGCGTTTCAATGATGCGATTGCTGAGTTTGAGCAGTCGCGCAGAATCAACCCCAAAGACGATCGCGTCTATCGCGGCTTTGGGCAGGTGCTGATGATGCAGAAAAAGTACGCGCTGGCGTCTCAGGTTCTCGGCGAGGCAGCGCGATTGAATCCCACCGATCCTGGAATTCCGCTGATGCGCGCTACTGCGCTTATTGAACACGCGGCTGCCATCAACCCTACAACGTCAAAGGAGGCGGCCGCGGAGCGAAAAACTGCATTCGAGCTGGCGGAAAAGGACCTCGCAAAAGCCCTCGAGTTGAGCGGCAAGAAGCTAACAGCCGTTCATCTCCAACTCGCGCGGCTGTACGAAAAGAAAGGTGACCGCGCGCGCGCCGCCGATGAGTTGGAACAATATCTAAGAATGGCGCCGGACGACAAAAAAGCAGATGCCATCCGTGCGGCGATAAAAACGCTTCGCAGCCCCGCCGTCGAAAAGAAGCCGATGCCGCCGAAGCAATAA